One stretch of Eupeodes corollae chromosome 2, idEupCoro1.1, whole genome shotgun sequence DNA includes these proteins:
- the LOC129944882 gene encoding uncharacterized protein LOC129944882, translated as MIKMAETKNYKYGELQKGILSKMIKDLTNFKKAPKERRVKSYATGRLSKLEDDLSTSKSYHEAIIGAGMLEDNLKTEELEVVYEQINDIYLEYRAELVEAIEKSSPMIAALSDTGAPPLSTAASSSHTGIRLPRIDLPKFDGSYTTWRAFQDRFQALVHNNKSIDDIDKLHFLQSCLIGDANRFLQNLSVEAANYDKAWELLKERYDHKRILVHIQMQKLFGQPSVPCETAAGLRDLLYTTRECCLALENMDVPVSKWDTVLIWFLNQKLPGTSQKLWEERLGNRKDLPNFKEFTDFLETRFRTLEVVGQQETRAAGRNKDEPLVNPRPRFQPAKAKVLHAKQVVKQPVKPIGKTVPVEQLLCKLCNQTKHTLRRCQQFLNMDIMGRKETVRRLKVCENCLSYGHIVQDCLSFSSCFFCQQRHHSLLHQQPQYQQQPQQQQYQQQQYQQPQQQQQPTTSNTSAQARNNRTNTLQASVNPHAPEFQPMTGQQLQSNGYTLNYHTSHGDRRQTHQVLIATAVVKARAADGKLRLLRALIDTGSETSFITEAAAQLLKLEKRRTIAEVSGLGLVSSGITQHSVEVRFASRHSTFETAVQALVFKSLTGHLPTQRVTPGNWDHLKGLSLADPHLCEPAPIDLLLGSDVCAQILLPEIRRPEVGIGPVAQKTELGWIVFGQVLPDSPRQVRSFAQIADLNSQLEKFWDIEETPFQPHQTEDDIACDKHFSMHTKRLHDGRYEVKLPFKGEGCPAMGSSRQSAYRRFLHLEKKLESNPKLRADYNKCLKEYEELHHMEEIDVNDAVLQTPFHYFLPHHAVFKEASSTTKLRVVFDAAAKASDGKSLNDRLLVGPKLQSSIIDLVLKWRTHRVTFTADIEKMYRQILVSFPDRYYQLIMWREQKTSPVRIYKMNTVTFGTASAPYLAIKILKRVADDEEANFPEGAKVVREDMYVDDLISGADSIIEARTKRDEARKLLASAGLNLRKWTSNTKELIEDIPVQDRELDFELPFNLSNHVKTLGIKWFPVDDYFSYQNLQPTTDATTKRSMLSTIAKLFDPLGWISPCIITAKIMMQRLWELGCDWDEPIPPALEKDWNAFLRELPIIERLRIPRWTHMSKTNKAIELHGFCDASMKAYGAAVYIRVLDSDDSIHVHLLLSKTKVAPSQRTITLPRLELCGTVVLAQLMQYTKDVLAIPDVKMYAWTDSTIALAWIRATPAKWTTFVSNRVSEIQRLVGIDCWGHVATLHNPADLASRGVFPSELESLEVWWTGPEYLRLHWDFEVPRQPIEIDTEEEKRTVNVLTIQVDHNDCFLQAIYNCSSLLKVVRVIAYCYRFTINCQPKLGPIKGPLSPRELEAALLIVVKTAQKDMFKNEIQQILENKIPKTLRSLNAFIDVNGILRVGGRLENSLLSYDAQHPILLQNNHHFTTLVVRDAHKNTLHGGIQQMIMYIRQKYWIGQIRRSVKYQLHRCSSCFRQKASEMQQLMANLPAPRVRMSRPFSHTGVDYAGPIEIKSWKARGAKILKGYFAVFICLATKAIHLEVVSDLTTSAFLAAFKRFTARRGSCKKIYSDCGTNFVGANNELTKMLKEASHDWKEIAKTLANHGTDWHFIPPASPHFGGLWEAGVKSVKYHLKRVVGTERLTFEELATLLTQIEACLNSRPLCPLSDSLDDLNALTPAHFLVGESLYAVPQGETNENVTHIDRWKRVQALAEGFWRKWNSEYLARLQQRPKWMKIQAMPKIGDLVLLKDERLPPTYWNLARIEGTHAGSDGLVRVVTVKTQTGHIKRPIAKICLLPSNESPEQTAIV; from the coding sequence atgattaaaatggctgaaactaaaaattataaatacggTGAGCTGCAGAAAGGTATTTTAAGTAAGATGATAAAGGATCTTACCAACTTTAAAAAGGCTCCAAAAGAGCGTAGGGTGAAATCTTATGCCACAGGTCGTCTCAGTAAATTGGAAGACGATTTGTCCACGTCAAAATCCTACCACGAAGCCATCATTGGGGCAGGTATGCTGgaagataatttaaaaacagaagagTTAGAGGTGGTATATGAACAAATAAATGATATATACCTTGAATATCGTGCAGAGTTAGTAGAGGCAATCGAGAAATCTTCGCCAATGATTGCGGCTTTGTCAGATACGGGTGCTCCGCCCCTTTCTACAGCTGCATCATCATCGCATACGGGGATTCGACTACCTCGAATCGATCTGCCAAAATTCGACGGTTCATATACCACCTGGCGTGCTTTTCAAGATAGGTTCCAGGCTCTCGTCCACAATAATAAGAGCATAGACGACATTGACAAACTGCACTTTTTACAATCATGTCTAATTGGTGACGCAAAtcgatttttgcaaaatttgtcaGTGGAGGCAGCGAATTATGATAAGGCTTGGGAGCTTTTGAAGGAAAGGTATGACCATAAGCGCATTCTGGTCCACATCCAAATGCAGAAGCTTTTTGGCCAACCTTCCGTGCCTTGTGAAACTGCTGCTGGTCTTCGGGATCTTCTCTACACAACAAGAGAATGTTGTCTGGCGTTGGAAAACATGGACGTTCCGGTATCTAAGTGGGATACGGTTCTCATTTGGTTCCTTAACCAAAAACTTCCTGGTACGAGTCAAAAACTATGGGAAGAGAGGTTAGGAAACAGAAAAGACTTAccaaatttcaaagaatttacCGATTTTTTGGAAACTCGTTTCCGGACTTTGGAAGTTGTTGGCCAGCAGGAAACTAGAGCGGCAGGCAGAAACAAAGATGAGCCACTCGTCAATCCAAGGCCTCGTTTCCAGCCAGCCAAAGCAAAGGTGTTGCATGCTAAACAGGTCGTTAAGCAGCCGGTCAAACCAATTGGGAAGACAGTTCCTGTTGAGCAGTTGTTATGTAAATTGTGCAACCAAACCAAGCACACGCTGAGAAGATGTCAACAATTCCTCAACATGGACATCATGGGGCGAAAGGAGACAGTACGCAGACTAAAAGTATGCGAAAATTGTCTGTCTTATGGGCACATCGTTCAAGATTGTCTAAGTTTCAGCAGTTGCTTCTTTTGCCAACAAAGGCATCATTCGCTGTTGCACCAACAACCACAAtaccaacaacaaccacaacaacaacaataccaacaacaacaataccaacaaccacagcaacaacagcaaccaaCAACGTCGAATACATCTGCTCAGGCGAGGAATAACCGTACAAATACTCTTCAGGCGTCTGTGAACCCTCACGCGCCTGAATTCCAGCCGATGACGGGACAACAACTCCAATCAAACGGATACACTTTAAATTACCACACGTCGCATGGTGATCGTCGACAAACACACCAGGTGCTTATAGCGACAGCAGTTGTGAAGGCGCGAGCAGCAGATGGGAAGCTACGCCTTTTACGTGCTCTGATCGACACAGGCTCAGAAACGTCCTTCATCACAGAAGCTGCCGCACAACTGCTGAAGTTAGAAAAGCGACGTACCATTGCCGAGGTGTCTGGGTTAGGGTTGGTCAGCAGCGGCATAACGCAACACTCCGTCGAAGTACGTTTTGCGTCCCGACACTCGACGTTTGAGACAGCTGTACAAGCTTTGGTATTCAAGTCGCTGACTGGGCATCTCCCGACCCAACGAGTGACACCCGGCAATTGGGACCACCTCAAAGGTCTTTCCTTGGCAGACCCCCATCTCTGTGAGCCTGCACCAATCGATCTTTTACTCGGAAGTGACGTTTGCGCTCAGATTCTCCTTCCTGAGATAAGGCGTCCAGAGGTTGGCATCGGTCCGGTGGCACAAAAAACCGAATTGGGATGGATTGTTTTTGGACAAGTCTTACCAGATTCTCCTCGGCAAGTTCGCAGTTTTGCCCAAATTGCTGACTTGAACTCACAACTTGAGAAATTTTGGGATATTGAAGAAACGCCGTTCCAGCCACATCAGACTGAAGATGACATTGCATGTGACAAACACTTTTCGATGCACACAAAGCGCCTACATGACGGGCGTTATGAGGTTAAGCTGCCCTTCAAAGGTGAAGGCTGTCCAGCGATGGGGTCCAGTCGACAAAGCGCTTATAGACGATTTCTGCATTTAGAAAAGAAGCTTGAGAGCAATCCGAAGCTTCGTGCAGACTAtaacaaatgtttaaaagagTATGAAGAACTCCATCACATGGAGGAAATTGATGTAAATGATGCGGTTTTACAAACCCCATTTCACTACTTTTTGCCCCATCATGCGGTTTTTAAAGAAGCTAGCTCCACTACGAAGCTGAGAGTAGTATTTGATGCAGCAGCGAAAGCTTCGGACGGGAAATCCCTCAACGACCGGCTACTTGTGGGTCCAAAATTGCAGTCGAGCATCATAGATCTCGTTCTAAAATGGCGGACTCACCGAGTCACATTTACGGCCGACATCGAAAAAATGTACAGACAAATTTTGGTTAGTTTCCCAGACCGATACTATCAGCTGATCATGTGGAGAGAGCAAAAGACGTCACCTGtaagaatttacaaaatgaaTACAGTTACTTTTGGCACAGCAAGTGCGCCGTATCTTGCCATCAAGATATTAAAAAGAGTAGCGGATGATGAAGAAGCCAATTTTCCGGAAGGGGCGAAGGTTGTCCGTGAGGACATGTATGTCGACGACCTTATAAGTGGAGCAGATTCAATCATAGAGGCACGGACGAAACGTGACGAAGCAAGGAAACTATTGGCATCTGCGGGGCTTAATTTGAGAAAATGGACGAGTAACACAAAAGAACTCATCGAAGACATACCAGTTCAAGATCGAGAGCTCGACTTTGAACTTCCGTTCAATTTGTCAAACCATGTTAAGACTCTCGGCATCAAATGGTTTCCTGTTGACGACTACTTTTCGTACCAAAATCTTCAACCTACAACTGATGCTACCACCAAAAGATCCATGCTGTCGACTATAGCCAAACTTTTCGATCCTCTTGGTTGGATCTCGCCGTGCATCATAACCGCAAAAATCATGATGCAGCGATTGTGGGAGCTCGGTTGTGACTGGGACGAACCGATTCCACCAGCCTTGGAAAAAGATTGGAATGCTTTTCTACGAGAACTTCCAATCATCGAACGACTTCGCATCCCGCGGTGGACCCACATGAGCAAGACCAACAAGGCCATCGAATTGCACGGGTTTTGCGACGCTTCGATGAAAGCTTATGGTGCAGCAGTCTACATCCGTGTACTGGACAGCGATGACAGCATCCATGTACATTTGCTTTTGTCAAAGACGAAAGTAGCACCAAGTCAACGAACTATCACTCTTCCACGTCTTGAACTGTGTGGTACTGTTGTCTTAGCCCAGTTGATGCAATACACAAAGGACGTTTTGGCCATTCCCGATGTAAAAATGTATGCTTGGACGGACTCTACAATTGCACTTGCCTGGATACGCGCCACTCCCGCAAAATGGACCACATTTGTTTCCAATCGTGTGTCGGAAATCCAGCGATTAGTGGGGATCGATTGCTGGGGACATGTCGCAACGCTTCATAACCCAGCCGATCTGGCGTCCAGGGGTGTGTTTCCATCTGAATTGGAGTCATTAGAAGTTTGGTGGACCGGTCCGGAATACTTACGGCTACATTGGGATTTCGAGGTCCCGCGTCAACCCATTGAAATCGACACCGAAGAAGAGAAGCGCACTGTAAACGTACTTACCATACAGGTAGACCACAACGACTGTTTCTTGCAAGCGATTTACAACTGTTCGAGTCTACTCAAAGTTGTACGAGTCATCGCTTACTGTTATCGCTTTACCATCAACTGTCAACCGAAGTTGGGGCCTATTAAAGGTCCACTAAGTCCCAGAGAATTAGAAGCAGCGCTACTGATCGTCGTCAAAACAGCACAAAAGGATATGTTCAAGAACGAGattcaacaaattttagaaaacaagaTTCCCAAAACCTTACGATCGTTAAACGCATTCATCGATGTTAATGGGATCTTACGTGTAGGGGGACGTTTGGAGAACTCTCTCCTTTCTTATGATGCTCAACATCCgattttgttgcaaaataaCCATCATTTTACAACCTTAGTTGTCAGAGATGCCCACAAGAACACTCTTCATGGGGGCATCCAACAAATGATAATGTACATTCGTCAAAAATACTGGATTGGACAAATAAGAAGAAGTGTCAAGTATCAGCTGCATAGATGTTCTTCTTGCTTCCGGCAAAAGGCATCCGAAATGCAGCAGCTAATGGCAAATTTACCCGCTCCTAGAGTTAGGATGTCTCGACCATTCAGCCATACAGGTGTCGACTACGCCGGACCAATCGAGATAAAATCCTGGAAGGCACGAGGAGCAAAAATCCTAAAAGGGTACTTTGCAGTATTTATCTGTTTAGCCACGAAGGCAATTCATCTGGAAGTGGTATCAGATCTGACAACATCAGCTTTTTTAGCAGCATTCAAACGCTTTACTGCAAGAAGAGGAAGCTGCAAGAAAATATACAGCGATTGCGGAACTAATTTCGTTGGCGCGAATAACGAACTAACCAAGATGTTAAAAGAGGCAAGCCATGACTGGAAGGAAATCGCAAAAACCTTAGCAAATCACGGTACCGATTGGCACTTTATTCCTCCTGCTTCTCCACACTTTGGTGGATTATGGGAAGCAGGTGTGAAATCAGTCAAGTACCATCTTAAAAGAGTAGTCGGAACTGAAAGGTTAACTTTTGAGGAGCTCGCGACGCTTCTAACACAAATAGAAGCGTGTCTGAATTCGAGGCCCCTATGCCCTCTCTCCGACAGTCTTGACGATTTAAACGCGCTCACTCCTGCGCACTTCTTAGTCGGCGAATCATTATATGCAGTACCTCAAGGCGAAACTAACGAAAACGTAACACACATCGACCGGTGGAAACGTGTCCAAGCGCTGGCGGAAGGATTTTGGCGAAAATGGAACTCCGAATACCTGGCAAGGCTTCAACAGCGCCCAAAATGGATGAAAATCCAAGCAATGCCGAAAATCGGAGATTTAGTTCTGTTAAAAGACGAACGACTTCCACCGACCTACTGGAATCTCGCGAGAATTGAAGGTACCCATGCAGGATCGGACGGACTAGTACGTGTAGTTACCGTCAAGACACAAACTGGACACATTAAACGACCGATCGCGAAAATTTGTCTATTACCGTCAAACGAATCACCAGAACAAACAGCCAtcgtttaa